DNA from Longimicrobiaceae bacterium:
GACGAGCGGGACGGTGGAAGTACAGGCGAGCACCCGGTACGAGGCCGGCAAGCTCCGCCAGCTGCTGTTCGGCCGCGACTATCGGGAGCTGTGGGCCGCCCCAATCCGGGTTCCGCTGCTCGATTTCGATACGGTGGCCGGCGGTCTCACCGTCGTGGAGCGCGGCGGCGGGCAGCAGACGCGAGCGCTGCGACTCCGCGGGATGGATGGGCACGAATACAACTTTCGCTCGGTCGACAAGTGGGTTACCCCGGATCCCCGGCGCGATCTGGAGAACACTCCCCTCGAGGCGATCATTCAGGACCAGGTGAGCTCTCTCCACCCCGCCGCGGCGATCGTGGCTACGGGATTGCTCGACGCCGTGGGGATCCTGAACCCTGCCCCGCGCCTGGTGGTGATGCCGGACGATCCGCGCCTCGGCGAGCACCGCGAGGCATTCGCGGGTCTCCTCGGTACCTTCGAGGCCCACGCCGACGCATCGGAGGACGGATCCTCGGTCTTTGCGGACGCCGAGGAGATCGTGGACGAGACGGATTTCTTTGCCGCTCTGCGCGAGGATCCGACCAATCGCGTCGACGCTCGTACGCTCCTGGCGGAGCGATTGATGTCGGTGCTCATGGCGGACTGGGACCGCCACGCGGGTCAGTACCGCTGGGCGCGATTCGACAGCGCAGGGCTGCACGTCTGGACGCCGATCCCCGAAGACCGCGACTATGCGTTCGCGGACTACGATGGCCTCGTCTTCGCCCTGGTGAGCGGGCTCGTGCCCAAAGCCTCCCCTTTCCGCGAGAGGTACGCATCGAACCTCCAGGGACTCCTGCAGAACGCGGTCGAGCTCGACCACCGGCTGATCGCGGAGCTCTCGTGGCCCGAGTGGGAGGAGATCACAAAGCGGCTGCGGGCCGACCTCTCAGACGAGGCAATCGAAGCCGCCGTGGAGCGCATGCCGGAGCCTTACCTGGAGCGGAACGGGCCGGAGCTCGTCCGAATCCTCCGCGCGCGGCGTGACGCACTGAACGAGGTCGCCCGGCGTATCTACCTCGAGCTGGCTCGTGAGGCCGAGGTTCACACCACCGACGTCCCCGAGCGCGCCGAGATCGCCCGCCGGCCCGACGGCTCGGTTCGCGTTCTCGTGACCGCGGAAAGCGACTCCGTCGACCTCCCGCCCCTCTTCGACCGGACCTATCTCCCCTCTGAGACCCGTGAGATTCGCGTCTACCTGTACGGGGGTGACGATCGGGCCATCGTACAGGGCACCGCGGACGGTGGGCCGTTGGTCCGCGTGGTCGGTGGGGCGGGTGACGACACGCTGCTGGACCGCTCCTCGGTGCGCGGGCGGAGCATGCGTACCGCCTTCCACGACGACGAAGGGGAGAACGCGATCGAGACCGGCAGCGAGGCGATTGCCGACCTCACCGCCTTCGAGCCGCCACTGTGGGTGCCCGGGGAGATCCTGCCTCCCCGGGAATGGGGGGCGGAGTTCTCCTGGTTCTCTCCCTGGGCCGGGTGGGAGCACGTCCAAGGGTTGCTCATCGGTGGCGGCCCGGGCTGGACCTGGTACGGCTTCCGGCGCTACCCGGAGGCGGGGAGGACACGGATAACGGGGATGTGGGGCACGGAGACGGGTCGCGTAGGAGTGGACGCCGAGGCATCCTTCCAGGGGATCGGGAGCGCGCCGGACGTGTGGCTCCACGGGCGCGCGTCGCAGCTCGAGGACTTCCGCTTCCACGGCTTCGGCAACGACTCCCCCGACGAGGACGAGCTCGACGGAGAGGTCCTGTTGCTGGATCAGCTCCTGGTGGAGGCGCGCCTCCGCTACCCCGTCGGCGAGCGGTTGAGCCTCGGGATCGGTCCGGTCTTCGAGCGGCTGGATCCAAGATCGGGCTCGGGCACCGAACCGCACTTTCCCGCCGGTGCGGGCGAGGCGTTCGGCAAGGCGGGCCTCGCCGGCGAGTTGGTCCTGGAGGCCCCCGACACGGTATTGACGGGGGGCGGCGGGTTCTCCCTGGTCCTCGACGCCCGCTTCTTCCCCCGCGCCTGGGACCTGACGTCGCCCTTTGGCCGGGTGCAGGGCACGGCCGGCGCGTACCTGCCCCTGCCGGCGCGCTCCGTGGTGGCGCTCCGCGCGGGGGCGGCCCAGCTCTGGGGCGACGCGCCCCTCCCGGAGCAGGTCTCGCTGGGTGGCTCCGCAACGGTACGCGGCTTTCATTACCAGCGCTTCACCGGCGACGCGCTGCTGCACGGAAGCGCGGAGCTGCGCTCCGTGCTCACCCGCGCCGAACTGTTCGTCCGCGGCGACCTGGGTGCCCTCGCCTTCGTCGATGTCGGCCGCGTGTATGTGGACGGCGAGTCGTCCGGCGGCTGGCACCGCGGCAGGGGCCTCGGCCTCTGGTTCCGTTCCGCCGGCCAGGTGGTCAGCGTCACCTACGCTCGCGGAGAAACGGACCGGATCTATCTGCGACTGGGCTTTCCCTGGTAAATGCAATAATTACGAATTACGAATTACGAATTGAGTGTTTTTAGCGGCCGAGGATAGAGAGATGGGCAGAGAGCCGAAGGAGTTCGGCACGAGGAAATACGGCGTCCTCATCCTCTGCGGCCTCTGCGCCATCCTCCGTGCCCTCCGGGGTTCCAAAATCCGTAATTCGTAATCCGTAATTCGTAATTCTTATCAGTAAGTCAACCAATCTGTTGACAAAGTCTCGGGCGTGTGTCATTGTCCGAGGAACGCACGGCTCAGGCACAAGGGGGAGAGACGACATGGGTAGTGATCAGACGGGGCCGGGCGGAGTCGACCTCTCGGGAGGGATTCCGCTCGAAACGCTGGAGGAGGGGAAGCCCTTCGCGGGGCACGTCGGGGAGGAGGCGGTGGTGCTGGTTCGACGCGGGGCGGAGGTGTTCGCCATCGGTGGGACCTGT
Protein-coding regions in this window:
- a CDS encoding BamA/TamA family outer membrane protein, with amino-acid sequence TSGTVEVQASTRYEAGKLRQLLFGRDYRELWAAPIRVPLLDFDTVAGGLTVVERGGGQQTRALRLRGMDGHEYNFRSVDKWVTPDPRRDLENTPLEAIIQDQVSSLHPAAAIVATGLLDAVGILNPAPRLVVMPDDPRLGEHREAFAGLLGTFEAHADASEDGSSVFADAEEIVDETDFFAALREDPTNRVDARTLLAERLMSVLMADWDRHAGQYRWARFDSAGLHVWTPIPEDRDYAFADYDGLVFALVSGLVPKASPFRERYASNLQGLLQNAVELDHRLIAELSWPEWEEITKRLRADLSDEAIEAAVERMPEPYLERNGPELVRILRARRDALNEVARRIYLELAREAEVHTTDVPERAEIARRPDGSVRVLVTAESDSVDLPPLFDRTYLPSETREIRVYLYGGDDRAIVQGTADGGPLVRVVGGAGDDTLLDRSSVRGRSMRTAFHDDEGENAIETGSEAIADLTAFEPPLWVPGEILPPREWGAEFSWFSPWAGWEHVQGLLIGGGPGWTWYGFRRYPEAGRTRITGMWGTETGRVGVDAEASFQGIGSAPDVWLHGRASQLEDFRFHGFGNDSPDEDELDGEVLLLDQLLVEARLRYPVGERLSLGIGPVFERLDPRSGSGTEPHFPAGAGEAFGKAGLAGELVLEAPDTVLTGGGGFSLVLDARFFPRAWDLTSPFGRVQGTAGAYLPLPARSVVALRAGAAQLWGDAPLPEQVSLGGSATVRGFHYQRFTGDALLHGSAELRSVLTRAELFVRGDLGALAFVDVGRVYVDGESSGGWHRGRGLGLWFRSAGQVVSVTYARGETDRIYLRLGFPW